In the genome of Cronobacter malonaticus LMG 23826, one region contains:
- a CDS encoding Na+/H+ antiporter: MEIFFTILIMTLMVSLSGVVTRMLPFQIPLPLMQIAIGALLAWPTFGLHVDFNPELFLVLFIPPLLFADGWKTPTREFLDHGREIIGLALALVVVTVVGIGFLIYWMVPGIPLIPAFALAAVLSPTDAVALSGIVGEGRIPKKIMGILQGEALMNDASGLVSLKFAVAVAMGTMVFTVGGASLEFLKVAIGGLLAGIAVSWLYGRSLRLLSRWGGDEPATQIVLLFLLPFASYLIAEHIGFSGILAAVAAGMTITRSGVMRTAPLAMRLRANSVWSMLEFVFNGMVFLMLGLQLPGIMETSLAAAEKDPNVETWMLFMDVVLIYGALIGVRFLWLWIMKRFSLRFLKKKPLTFGEYSTRELLVASFAGVRGAITLAGVLSIPLLLPDGSPFPARYELVFLAAGVILFSLFVGVILLPILLQQVETPDHGLAHKEERMARSVTAEVAITAIQKMEERLAADTEENIDDQLLREVSARVVGNLRRRADGRNDVENSELEENLERRFRLTALRAERAELYHLRATRQISNETLQKMLHDMDLLEALLMERK; this comes from the coding sequence ATGGAAATCTTTTTTACCATTCTCATCATGACCCTCATGGTATCGCTCTCCGGGGTCGTTACCCGCATGCTGCCCTTCCAAATCCCGCTGCCGCTGATGCAGATAGCCATCGGGGCGCTGCTCGCCTGGCCGACGTTCGGTCTGCACGTCGACTTTAACCCCGAGCTGTTCCTGGTCCTGTTTATTCCGCCGCTGTTGTTCGCCGACGGCTGGAAAACCCCGACCCGCGAATTTCTCGATCACGGCCGCGAAATTATCGGCCTCGCGCTGGCACTGGTGGTGGTCACCGTTGTCGGCATCGGTTTTCTTATCTACTGGATGGTGCCGGGCATTCCACTCATTCCTGCTTTCGCGCTGGCGGCGGTGCTGTCGCCAACCGATGCGGTGGCGCTTTCCGGCATCGTGGGCGAAGGCCGTATCCCGAAAAAAATCATGGGAATTTTGCAGGGCGAGGCGCTGATGAATGACGCCTCCGGCCTGGTGTCCCTGAAATTCGCCGTCGCGGTCGCGATGGGGACGATGGTCTTTACCGTGGGCGGCGCGTCGCTGGAGTTTTTAAAAGTGGCGATTGGCGGTCTGCTCGCCGGGATCGCGGTAAGCTGGCTGTATGGCCGCTCGCTGCGCCTGCTGAGCCGCTGGGGCGGCGATGAGCCCGCTACGCAGATAGTTCTGCTGTTCCTGCTGCCGTTCGCCTCTTATCTGATTGCCGAACATATCGGCTTCTCCGGCATTCTGGCCGCGGTGGCCGCCGGGATGACCATCACCCGCTCCGGCGTGATGCGCACCGCGCCGCTGGCGATGCGCCTGCGCGCCAACAGCGTCTGGTCGATGCTGGAGTTTGTGTTTAACGGCATGGTCTTCCTGATGCTCGGTCTGCAACTGCCGGGGATTATGGAGACGTCGCTTGCCGCCGCCGAAAAAGATCCGAACGTCGAGACCTGGATGCTGTTCATGGATGTCGTTCTGATCTACGGGGCGCTGATTGGCGTGCGTTTCCTGTGGCTGTGGATCATGAAGCGCTTTAGCCTGCGTTTTCTGAAGAAAAAACCGCTGACGTTTGGCGAGTACTCGACGCGCGAGCTGCTGGTGGCGTCGTTCGCCGGCGTGCGTGGGGCGATTACCCTTGCGGGTGTGCTCTCCATACCGCTGCTGCTGCCGGACGGCTCGCCGTTCCCGGCGCGCTATGAGCTGGTGTTCCTGGCTGCGGGCGTCATTCTTTTCTCGCTGTTTGTCGGCGTGATCCTGCTGCCGATTCTGCTGCAACAGGTTGAGACGCCGGATCACGGCCTGGCGCACAAAGAAGAACGCATGGCGCGTTCGGTGACAGCGGAAGTGGCGATTACCGCCATCCAGAAAATGGAAGAGCGTCTGGCTGCGGATACCGAAGAGAACATCGACGATCAGTTGTTAAGAGAAGTTTCCGCACGCGTGGTGGGGAACCTGCGCCGCCGCGCAGACGGGCGCAACGATGTGGAAAACAGTGAGCTTGAGGAAAATCTTGAGCGCCGTTTCCGCCTGACCGCACTGCGTGCGGAGCGCGCCGAGCTGTACCACCTGCGCGCCACGCGGCAAATCAGTAACGAGACGCTGCAAAAAATGCTGCACGATATGGACCTGCTCGAAGCGCTGCTGATGGAGCGCAAATAA
- a CDS encoding Gfo/Idh/MocA family protein yields the protein MKKYALVGTGGRAGMYIEAIGRTFRDSAQMVAFCDTNQTRMRYANRLLENAGAPPVPCFVAAQFEAMIRNTRPDTIIVTTMDRTHDDYIVRALHAGCDVITEKPMTIDEARALRILNAIEETGREVRVTFNYRYAPHHSKVRELLMNGTIGEVFSVHFEWLLNTEHGADYFRRWHREKRNSGGLLVHKSTHHFDLMNFWLGSYPQRVYAEGALRFYGRENAEKRGVSHFYPRAHGYAAAKDDPFALHMEESAQLKALYLDAEHEGSYFRDQSVFGDGITIEDTLSVLVKYQNQTQLTYSLNAYLPQEGLNVVFNGSRGRLEMKLVENSYVNGGGLREAEGSLDRCDITVYPMFAAPWKADFTLGEGGHGGGDNAMLADLFGEPGDDPLQRAADHRAGAMSILTGIAGNISMQQQRPVNFSEFELVRRLAGR from the coding sequence GTGAAAAAATACGCCCTGGTGGGAACCGGCGGGCGCGCCGGAATGTATATCGAGGCTATCGGCAGGACGTTTCGCGACAGCGCGCAGATGGTCGCGTTCTGCGACACCAACCAGACCCGCATGCGCTACGCTAATCGTCTGCTGGAAAACGCAGGCGCGCCGCCGGTGCCCTGTTTCGTCGCCGCGCAGTTTGAAGCGATGATCCGCAACACCCGGCCCGATACGATCATCGTCACCACGATGGATCGCACTCACGACGACTACATCGTCCGCGCGCTCCATGCGGGCTGCGATGTCATCACCGAAAAACCGATGACCATCGACGAAGCGCGTGCGCTACGCATCCTTAACGCCATTGAAGAGACGGGCCGCGAAGTGCGTGTGACCTTCAACTACCGCTATGCGCCGCACCACAGCAAAGTGCGCGAACTGCTGATGAACGGCACTATCGGCGAGGTGTTTTCGGTGCACTTCGAATGGCTGCTGAATACTGAACATGGCGCGGACTATTTCCGCCGCTGGCACCGGGAGAAGCGCAACAGCGGCGGCCTGCTGGTGCATAAATCCACCCACCATTTCGACTTAATGAATTTCTGGCTCGGCAGCTACCCGCAACGGGTTTATGCCGAAGGCGCGCTGCGTTTTTATGGGCGTGAAAACGCCGAAAAGCGCGGCGTTTCGCACTTTTACCCACGCGCCCACGGCTATGCGGCGGCGAAGGACGACCCGTTTGCGCTGCACATGGAGGAGAGCGCGCAGCTTAAAGCGCTCTATCTGGATGCCGAACACGAGGGCAGCTACTTTCGTGATCAGAGCGTTTTTGGCGACGGCATTACCATTGAGGATACGCTGTCGGTGCTGGTGAAATACCAGAACCAGACGCAGCTCACCTATTCGCTCAATGCGTATCTGCCGCAGGAGGGACTCAACGTGGTGTTTAACGGCAGCCGCGGTCGGCTTGAAATGAAACTGGTGGAAAACTCTTACGTTAACGGCGGCGGGCTGCGTGAGGCCGAAGGCAGCCTCGACCGCTGTGATATCACGGTTTACCCGATGTTTGCGGCCCCCTGGAAGGCGGATTTCACGCTGGGCGAAGGCGGGCACGGCGGCGGCGACAACGCGATGCTGGCCGATCTCTTCGGTGAGCCGGGCGACGACCCGCTGCAACGCGCCGCCGATCACCGCGCGGGCGCGATGTCCATTCTCACAGGCATTGCCGGGAATATCTCAATGCAGCAGCAGCGGCCGGTGAATTTTAGCGAGTTTGAACTGGTGCGACGGCTGGCGGGACGGTAA
- the acs gene encoding acetate--CoA ligase, with product MSQIHKHPIPAAIAERCLITPEQYDAKYQQSVHDPDAFWGEQGKILDWITPYQKVKNTSFAPGNISIKWYEDGTLNLAANCLDRHLNERGDQTAIIWEGDDATQSKHISYRELHRDVCRFANTLTSLGIKKGDVVAIYMPMVPEAAVAMLACARIGAVHSVIFGGFSPEAVAGRIIDSSARLVITADEGVRAGRAIPLKKNVDDALKNPGVTSVEHVVVLKRTGGNIEWHEGRDLWWSELVEKASAHHQPVEMNAEDPLFILYTSGSTGKPKGVLHTTGGYLVYAATTFLYAFDYHPGDIYWCTADVGWVTGHSYLLYGPLACGATTLMFEGVPNWPSANRMAQVVDKHKVNILYTAPTAIRALMAEGDKAIDGTDRSSLRILGSVGEPINPEAWEWYWKKIGNEKCPVIDTWWQTETGGFMITPLPGATELKAGSATRPFFGVQPALVDNEGNPQQGATEGNLVITDSWPGQARTLFGDHERFEQTYFSTFKNMYFSGDGARRDEDGYYWITGRVDDVLNVSGHRLGTAEIESALVSHPKIAEAAVVGIPHSIKGQAIYAYVTLNHGEEPSAELYSEVRNWVRKEIGPLATPDVLHWTDSLPKTRSGKIMRRILRKIAAGDTSNLGDTSTLADPGVVEKLLEEKQSIAMPS from the coding sequence ATGAGCCAAATCCATAAACACCCTATTCCCGCAGCGATTGCGGAACGTTGCCTGATTACGCCGGAACAATATGATGCGAAATATCAGCAATCCGTGCATGACCCTGACGCCTTCTGGGGCGAACAAGGCAAAATCCTGGACTGGATCACGCCTTACCAGAAGGTAAAAAACACCTCTTTCGCGCCTGGTAATATCTCGATTAAATGGTATGAAGACGGCACGCTAAATCTGGCAGCAAACTGTCTTGACCGGCATCTCAACGAGCGCGGCGATCAGACTGCCATTATCTGGGAAGGCGATGACGCGACCCAGAGCAAACACATCAGCTACCGCGAACTCCACCGCGACGTTTGCCGCTTCGCAAACACCCTGACCTCTCTCGGCATTAAGAAAGGCGATGTGGTCGCTATCTATATGCCGATGGTGCCGGAAGCCGCCGTCGCGATGCTCGCCTGCGCCCGTATCGGCGCGGTGCACTCGGTTATTTTCGGCGGCTTTTCGCCGGAGGCCGTCGCCGGACGCATTATCGACTCCAGCGCGCGTCTCGTTATCACCGCCGATGAAGGCGTGCGAGCCGGACGTGCCATTCCGCTGAAGAAAAACGTCGATGACGCGCTGAAAAACCCCGGCGTCACCAGCGTGGAACATGTTGTGGTATTGAAACGCACCGGCGGAAACATCGAATGGCATGAAGGACGCGATCTCTGGTGGAGCGAGCTGGTGGAGAAAGCCAGCGCGCATCATCAGCCCGTCGAGATGAACGCCGAAGATCCGCTGTTTATTCTCTACACCTCTGGCTCGACCGGTAAACCGAAAGGCGTGCTGCATACTACCGGCGGCTATCTGGTTTACGCAGCGACCACATTCCTCTACGCCTTTGACTACCATCCGGGCGATATCTACTGGTGCACCGCCGATGTGGGCTGGGTGACTGGCCACAGCTATCTGCTCTACGGGCCGCTCGCCTGCGGCGCCACCACGCTGATGTTTGAAGGCGTGCCGAACTGGCCTTCCGCCAACCGTATGGCGCAGGTGGTGGATAAGCACAAAGTGAATATTCTCTATACCGCGCCGACGGCCATTCGCGCGCTGATGGCGGAAGGCGATAAGGCTATCGACGGCACTGACCGTTCCTCGCTGCGCATTCTCGGTTCCGTCGGCGAGCCGATTAACCCGGAAGCGTGGGAGTGGTACTGGAAGAAAATCGGCAATGAGAAATGCCCGGTGATCGACACCTGGTGGCAGACCGAAACCGGCGGCTTCATGATTACGCCGCTGCCCGGCGCGACCGAACTGAAAGCCGGTTCCGCCACGCGACCGTTCTTCGGTGTGCAGCCAGCGCTGGTGGATAACGAAGGCAATCCGCAGCAGGGCGCCACCGAAGGCAACTTGGTCATTACCGACTCCTGGCCGGGCCAGGCGCGTACGCTGTTTGGCGATCACGAACGTTTCGAGCAGACCTATTTCTCGACGTTTAAAAACATGTACTTCAGCGGCGACGGCGCACGCCGTGACGAAGACGGTTACTACTGGATTACCGGGCGCGTGGACGATGTACTCAACGTCTCCGGGCACCGTCTCGGCACCGCCGAAATTGAATCCGCGCTGGTCTCGCACCCGAAAATCGCCGAAGCCGCGGTGGTGGGCATTCCGCACAGCATTAAAGGCCAGGCGATCTACGCTTACGTGACGCTGAACCATGGCGAAGAGCCGTCAGCCGAGCTGTACAGCGAAGTGCGTAACTGGGTGCGTAAAGAGATTGGCCCGCTGGCGACGCCGGACGTGCTGCACTGGACCGATTCGCTGCCGAAAACCCGCTCCGGCAAAATCATGCGCCGTATTTTGCGCAAAATCGCGGCGGGCGATACCAGCAATCTCGGCGATACCTCAACGCTCGCCGATCCGGGTGTGGTGGAAAAACTGCTCGAAGAGAAGCAGTCCATCGCGATGCCATCATAA
- the actP gene encoding cation/acetate symporter ActP, whose translation MKKVLFPLLTLLSPAALADALTGDVQRQPTNWQAIIMFLIFVALTLGITYWASKRTRSRSDYYTAGGNITGFQNGLAIAGDFMSAASFLGISALVYTSGYDGLIYSLGFLVGWPIILFLIAERLRNLGRYTFADVASYRLKQRPIRLLSACGSLVVVALYLIAQMVGAGKLIELLFGLNYHIAVVLVGVLMVMYVLFGGMLATTWVQIIKAVLLLFGASFMAFMVMKHVGFSFNNLFTEAMAVHPKGSAIMSPGGLVKDPVSALSLGLGLMFGTAGLPHILMRFFTVSDAREARKSVFYATGFMGYFYILTFIIGFGAIMLVGANPAFKDATGALIGGNNMAAVHLADAVGGNLFLGFISAVAFATILAVVAGLTLAGASAVSHDLYANVFRKGATERDELRVSKITVLVLGVVAILLGILFEKQNIAFMVGLAFSIAASCNFPIILLSMYWSKLTTRGAMIGGWLGLLTAVVLMILGPTVWVQVLGHAAPVFPYEYPALFSIAVAFIGIWVFSATDNSAQGNLEREQFRAQFIRSQTGLGIEQGRAH comes from the coding sequence ATGAAAAAGGTGCTTTTCCCGCTGCTGACTCTGCTTTCGCCCGCCGCTCTCGCCGATGCGCTGACCGGTGATGTACAGCGCCAGCCGACCAACTGGCAGGCCATCATCATGTTCCTGATCTTCGTGGCGCTGACGCTTGGCATCACCTACTGGGCCTCTAAACGCACCCGTTCGCGCAGCGATTACTACACCGCGGGCGGCAACATTACCGGCTTTCAGAACGGTCTTGCCATCGCGGGCGACTTTATGTCCGCCGCGTCGTTCCTCGGCATCTCCGCGCTGGTCTATACATCCGGCTACGACGGGCTCATTTACTCGCTGGGCTTCCTGGTGGGCTGGCCGATTATTCTGTTTTTAATCGCCGAGCGGTTGCGTAACCTCGGGCGTTACACCTTTGCGGACGTCGCCTCCTATCGCCTGAAGCAGCGCCCTATCCGTCTGCTCTCCGCCTGTGGTTCGCTGGTGGTGGTCGCGCTCTATCTGATTGCGCAGATGGTTGGCGCAGGCAAGCTTATCGAGCTGCTTTTCGGCCTGAACTACCACATCGCCGTGGTGCTGGTGGGCGTGCTGATGGTGATGTATGTGCTGTTCGGCGGCATGCTGGCCACCACCTGGGTGCAGATCATCAAAGCCGTATTACTACTGTTCGGCGCAAGCTTTATGGCGTTCATGGTAATGAAGCATGTGGGCTTTAGCTTCAACAACCTGTTTACGGAAGCGATGGCGGTTCACCCGAAAGGCAGCGCTATCATGAGTCCTGGCGGTCTGGTGAAAGATCCGGTTTCCGCGCTGTCGCTCGGCCTCGGCCTGATGTTCGGCACCGCCGGTCTGCCGCATATCCTGATGCGCTTCTTTACCGTCAGCGACGCCCGCGAAGCGCGTAAGAGCGTGTTCTACGCCACCGGGTTTATGGGTTATTTCTACATCCTGACCTTTATCATCGGCTTTGGCGCCATCATGCTGGTGGGCGCGAACCCGGCGTTTAAAGACGCCACTGGCGCGCTGATTGGCGGCAACAACATGGCGGCGGTACATCTGGCCGATGCCGTGGGCGGCAACCTGTTCCTGGGCTTTATCTCGGCGGTCGCCTTCGCCACGATCCTCGCGGTTGTGGCTGGCCTGACGCTCGCGGGCGCGTCGGCGGTGTCGCACGATCTCTACGCCAACGTCTTTCGCAAAGGTGCTACCGAGCGTGACGAGCTGCGCGTCTCGAAAATCACCGTGCTGGTGCTCGGCGTGGTGGCTATCCTGCTCGGGATTCTGTTTGAGAAGCAGAACATCGCGTTCATGGTGGGCCTGGCGTTCTCGATTGCGGCGAGCTGTAACTTCCCGATCATTTTGCTCTCGATGTACTGGTCGAAGCTCACCACTCGCGGCGCGATGATTGGCGGCTGGCTCGGCCTGCTCACCGCCGTGGTGCTGATGATCCTCGGCCCGACCGTCTGGGTGCAGGTGCTTGGTCACGCCGCGCCGGTCTTCCCGTATGAATATCCGGCGCTGTTCTCCATCGCCGTGGCGTTTATCGGGATCTGGGTCTTCTCGGCAACCGACAACAGCGCGCAGGGCAATCTGGAGCGCGAGCAGTTCCGCGCGCAGTTTATCCGCTCACAAACCGGTCTTGGCATCGAACAGGGCCGCGCGCACTAA
- a CDS encoding NCS2 family permease, translated as MSTPSARNGGSLDAFFKISARGSNVRQEIVAGLTTFLAMVYSVIVVPGMLGKAGFPPAAVFVATCLVAGVGSIVMGLWANLPLAIGCAISLTAFTAFSLVLGQHISVPVALGAVFLMGVLFTVISATGIRSWILRNLPQGVAHGTGIGIGLFLLLIAANGVGLVIKNPLDGLPVALGHFASFPVIMSLIGLAVIIGLEKLKVPGGILLTIIGISIVGLIFDPTVKFTGLFAMPSLSDDKGNSLIGSLDIMGALDPVVIPSVLALVMTAVFDATGTIRAVAGQANLLDKDGQIIDGGKALTTDSLSSVFSGLVGAAPAAVYIESAAGTAAGGKTGLTAITVGVLFLLILFLSPLSYLVPAYATAPALMYVGLLMLSNVAKIDFADFVDAMAGLITAVFIVLTCNIVTGIMIGFASLVIGRVVSGEFRKLNIGTIVIAIALVAFYAGGWAI; from the coding sequence ATGTCTACGCCTTCTGCGCGTAACGGCGGTTCACTCGACGCCTTTTTTAAAATTTCCGCGCGCGGCAGTAACGTGCGTCAGGAGATTGTTGCCGGTCTCACCACATTTCTCGCGATGGTCTATTCGGTGATCGTCGTGCCGGGCATGCTCGGCAAAGCCGGTTTTCCGCCTGCCGCCGTGTTTGTCGCCACTTGTCTGGTGGCAGGTGTTGGCTCCATCGTGATGGGGCTGTGGGCGAATCTGCCGCTGGCGATTGGCTGCGCCATCTCGCTGACCGCCTTTACGGCGTTTAGCCTGGTGCTCGGGCAGCACATCAGCGTACCGGTCGCGCTCGGCGCGGTCTTCCTGATGGGCGTGCTGTTTACCGTTATCTCCGCAACCGGCATTCGTAGCTGGATCCTGCGTAACCTGCCGCAGGGCGTGGCGCACGGCACCGGCATCGGTATCGGTCTGTTCCTGTTGCTGATTGCCGCGAACGGCGTAGGCCTGGTCATTAAAAACCCGCTCGACGGCTTGCCGGTGGCGCTTGGCCATTTCGCGAGCTTCCCGGTGATCATGTCGCTGATTGGTCTTGCGGTTATTATCGGTCTTGAGAAACTCAAAGTGCCGGGCGGCATTCTGCTGACCATCATCGGTATTTCCATTGTCGGCCTGATTTTCGATCCGACGGTGAAGTTCACCGGCCTGTTCGCCATGCCGTCGCTGAGCGATGACAAGGGCAATTCGCTGATCGGCAGCCTGGATATCATGGGCGCGCTCGATCCTGTGGTGATTCCGAGCGTGCTGGCGCTGGTGATGACCGCCGTGTTTGACGCCACCGGCACCATTCGCGCGGTCGCGGGCCAGGCGAATCTACTGGATAAAGACGGTCAGATCATCGACGGCGGCAAAGCGCTGACCACCGACTCCCTCTCCAGCGTCTTCTCAGGCCTGGTGGGCGCGGCACCGGCAGCGGTGTATATCGAATCTGCCGCTGGCACCGCGGCGGGCGGTAAAACGGGCCTGACGGCGATTACCGTCGGCGTGCTGTTCCTGCTTATCCTGTTCCTCTCGCCGCTCTCGTACCTGGTACCGGCGTATGCCACAGCGCCCGCGCTGATGTATGTTGGCCTGCTGATGCTGAGCAACGTGGCGAAAATCGACTTCGCTGATTTCGTGGATGCGATGGCGGGGCTGATTACCGCGGTGTTTATCGTGCTGACCTGCAACATCGTGACCGGCATCATGATAGGTTTTGCGTCGCTGGTCATTGGCCGCGTCGTCTCCGGTGAGTTCCGCAAGCTTAATATCGGCACTATTGTCATCGCCATCGCGCTGGTCGCTTTCTACGCGGGCGGCTGGGCAATCTAA
- the soxR gene encoding redox-sensitive transcriptional activator SoxR: MEKKAPRIKSLLTPGEVAKRSGVAVSALHFYETKGLIKSTRNSGNQRRYRRDVLRQVAIIKIAQRIGIPLATIGEAIGVLPEGHNLSPKAWKQLSMQWREELDRRIKTLTALRDDLDGCIGCGCLSHRDCPLRNPEDRLGAQGSGARLLEDE; the protein is encoded by the coding sequence ATGGAAAAGAAAGCACCCAGAATCAAATCGCTGCTGACGCCGGGCGAAGTCGCGAAGCGCAGCGGCGTGGCGGTCTCCGCGCTGCACTTCTATGAAACTAAAGGCCTGATCAAAAGCACCCGCAACAGCGGCAATCAACGGCGTTACCGGCGAGACGTGCTGCGCCAGGTGGCGATTATTAAAATCGCCCAGCGTATCGGCATTCCGCTGGCGACGATTGGCGAGGCTATCGGCGTGTTGCCGGAAGGGCATAACCTGAGCCCGAAGGCATGGAAGCAGCTCTCGATGCAGTGGCGCGAGGAGCTGGACCGGCGTATTAAAACGCTGACCGCGCTGCGCGACGATCTCGACGGCTGCATCGGCTGCGGCTGTTTGTCGCACCGCGACTGCCCGCTGCGCAACCCCGAAGACCGTCTGGGCGCGCAGGGCAGCGGGGCGCGTCTGCTGGAAGACGAATAA
- a CDS encoding DUF485 domain-containing protein → MNNDICQQIESSAPYRELVHKRQRFAFTLSLIMLIIYVGFILLIAFAPGWLGTPLSPGSSVTRGIPIGIGVILISFILTGVYVWRANSEFDRLNNAVLKEVKSS, encoded by the coding sequence ATGAATAACGATATTTGTCAGCAGATAGAGAGCAGTGCGCCTTACAGGGAGTTAGTGCATAAGCGGCAACGGTTTGCCTTCACCCTTTCCCTCATCATGCTGATTATTTACGTCGGCTTTATCCTGCTTATTGCATTCGCGCCGGGCTGGCTCGGCACGCCGCTTTCGCCCGGCAGCAGCGTGACGCGCGGTATTCCCATCGGCATCGGCGTCATCCTTATATCGTTTATTCTCACCGGCGTGTATGTCTGGCGCGCTAACAGTGAATTTGACCGACTGAATAACGCCGTGCTGAAAGAGGTGAAGTCATCATGA
- the soxS gene encoding superoxide response transcriptional regulator SoxS codes for MSHQEIIHALTQWIDEHIDQPLNIDVVAKKSGYSKWYLQRMFRTVMHQTLGEYIRKRRLQLAAQELRTTRRPIFDIAMDYGYVSQQTFSRIFRRQFDRTPSDYRQSA; via the coding sequence ATGTCACATCAGGAAATTATCCACGCGCTGACGCAATGGATTGATGAGCATATTGACCAGCCACTGAATATCGATGTGGTGGCAAAGAAGTCGGGCTATTCGAAATGGTATCTACAGCGGATGTTTCGCACCGTGATGCATCAGACGCTGGGTGAGTATATTCGCAAGCGGCGTTTGCAACTGGCGGCGCAGGAGCTGCGCACGACCCGACGGCCGATTTTTGATATTGCGATGGATTATGGCTATGTGTCGCAACAGACGTTTTCGCGGATATTTCGCCGTCAGTTCGACCGCACGCCGAGCGATTATCGTCAGAGCGCCTGA
- a CDS encoding glutathione S-transferase family protein has translation MLTVHHLNNSRSQRILFALEELGQPYELVRYQREPTMLAPPSLRKVHPLGKSPVLEDNGQKIIESGAILEYLQETYDTEQRFKPQSAEEKIQYRIWLHYAEGSLMPLLLMKLVFGSLGKKPVPLGLRTLGKALGQGVQKAWLNKQLATHTRFMEDHLTQHPWFAGQTFSMADIQMSFPVIALLARSDSGEFRQLRAWLTNLQARPAWQRAIEKGGPLEIPGS, from the coding sequence ATGCTGACGGTCCACCATCTGAATAATTCCCGCTCGCAGCGCATTCTTTTTGCGCTTGAAGAGCTTGGACAGCCCTATGAACTGGTGCGCTACCAGCGCGAGCCGACTATGCTGGCGCCGCCCTCGCTCAGGAAAGTGCATCCGCTCGGCAAGTCGCCGGTGCTGGAGGATAACGGCCAGAAAATTATCGAGTCCGGCGCGATTCTGGAGTATCTCCAGGAGACCTATGACACCGAACAGCGTTTTAAACCGCAGAGTGCGGAAGAGAAAATTCAGTACCGCATCTGGCTGCATTACGCCGAAGGTTCGTTAATGCCGCTGCTGTTAATGAAGCTGGTGTTTGGCAGCCTCGGGAAAAAGCCCGTTCCGCTCGGGCTTCGCACCCTCGGCAAAGCGCTTGGACAGGGCGTGCAGAAAGCCTGGCTTAATAAGCAGCTCGCCACTCACACGCGCTTTATGGAAGATCACCTGACACAACATCCATGGTTTGCCGGACAGACCTTCAGCATGGCGGATATTCAGATGAGCTTCCCGGTTATCGCCCTGCTGGCGCGCAGCGACTCCGGCGAGTTCCGCCAGCTACGCGCGTGGCTTACCAATCTTCAGGCGCGTCCGGCCTGGCAGCGCGCCATCGAAAAAGGCGGCCCGCTGGAGATCCCCGGCAGCTAA